A genome region from Nocardia sp. NBC_01730 includes the following:
- a CDS encoding TrmH family RNA methyltransferase, with protein sequence MNHPVPDAAEQDLAGPTEWGAHPHGVGPWESEHAEPPPEDPRLDPELLTGGDRRNVVDAYRYWTREAIVADIDRRRHPFHIAIENFGHDANIGTVVRTANAFAAAAVHIVGRRRWNRRGAMVTDRYQHIEHHTDVGELLAFAERAGLTVVAVDNVPGSVPLETVALPRACLLLFGQEGPGVTEHAKEAAAMTVSIAQFGSTRSINAGVAAGIAMHAWIRQHADPTTAW encoded by the coding sequence GTGAATCACCCAGTGCCGGATGCGGCGGAGCAGGACCTGGCCGGGCCGACGGAATGGGGCGCGCATCCGCACGGCGTCGGTCCGTGGGAAAGCGAGCACGCCGAGCCGCCGCCGGAGGACCCGCGTCTGGACCCCGAGCTGCTGACCGGCGGCGACCGCCGCAATGTGGTCGACGCCTACCGGTATTGGACCCGCGAGGCGATCGTCGCCGACATCGATCGTCGTAGGCACCCGTTCCACATCGCCATCGAGAACTTCGGGCACGATGCGAACATCGGCACGGTGGTCCGCACGGCGAACGCCTTCGCCGCCGCGGCCGTGCACATCGTGGGCAGGCGGCGGTGGAATCGCCGCGGCGCCATGGTGACGGACCGCTATCAGCACATCGAGCACCACACCGACGTCGGCGAACTGCTGGCCTTCGCGGAACGTGCGGGGCTGACGGTGGTGGCGGTGGACAACGTGCCCGGCTCGGTCCCCCTGGAGACGGTTGCGTTGCCGCGGGCCTGCCTGCTGCTGTTCGGTCAGGAAGGCCCAGGTGTCACCGAGCACGCCAAAGAAGCGGCGGCGATGACGGTGTCGATCGCGCAGTTCGGTTCCACTCGCAGCATCAACGCGGGTGTGGCCGCCGGGATCGCGATGCACGCGTGGATCCGTCAGCACGCCGACCCCACGACGGCGTGGTGA
- a CDS encoding DUF4190 domain-containing protein, with protein MSYPPQPPPYGYQAYGAYGPPPDHPQATTILILGILGLALCQLMGPFAWVMGKRALNEIDASGGAIGGRGNVNAGYICGIIASVLLILSLLVVGLVVVLGVLGVLEGSSSSSY; from the coding sequence ATGAGCTACCCCCCGCAGCCGCCGCCGTACGGCTATCAAGCCTACGGTGCCTACGGACCGCCCCCGGATCATCCACAGGCCACCACGATTCTGATTCTCGGGATCCTGGGCCTCGCGCTCTGTCAGCTGATGGGGCCATTCGCCTGGGTGATGGGCAAGCGGGCGCTCAACGAGATCGACGCGTCGGGCGGCGCCATCGGGGGCCGGGGGAACGTCAACGCAGGCTACATCTGCGGCATCATTGCGTCGGTGCTGCTCATCCTCAGCCTGCTGGTCGTCGGGCTGGTCGTGGTACTCGGTGTGCTGGGTGTCCTCGAAGGGAGCTCGAGCTCCAGCTACTGA
- a CDS encoding Uma2 family endonuclease, with protein MTVEVHWPDHLLTLEDWIALPEDSSRSYELVEGVLVVSPRPVSQHQRAIWRLAAQLEPQLPPTHGVLTESEVVIEPGPYPTIRVPDVLAVPTAGIDANLPRWDAADVLLAVEILSVGSKRTDRVTKFFEYAEAGIEYYWLIDLDEPASLTAHRLIDGEYELVAEQSGRATLDLAGTPITIDITALTSNRPGR; from the coding sequence ATGACCGTCGAAGTGCACTGGCCTGATCATCTGCTGACCCTGGAGGACTGGATCGCGCTGCCAGAGGACAGCAGTCGTAGTTATGAGCTCGTCGAGGGGGTTCTGGTCGTGTCACCGAGGCCGGTGTCGCAACATCAGCGCGCGATCTGGCGGCTTGCCGCGCAACTGGAACCGCAGCTGCCTCCGACCCACGGCGTACTCACCGAGTCGGAAGTGGTGATCGAGCCCGGCCCATACCCGACTATTCGGGTTCCCGACGTGCTCGCGGTGCCCACGGCGGGCATCGACGCCAACCTGCCTCGTTGGGACGCCGCTGATGTCCTGTTGGCCGTCGAAATCCTGTCCGTCGGCTCGAAGCGCACCGACCGTGTCACCAAGTTCTTCGAGTACGCCGAGGCCGGCATCGAGTATTACTGGCTGATCGACCTCGACGAGCCGGCCAGCCTGACTGCCCACCGTCTGATCGACGGCGAGTACGAGCTGGTCGCCGAGCAGTCCGGCCGGGCGACGCTGGATCTCGCCGGGACTCCGATCACGATCGATATCACCGCGCTGACCAGCAATCGCCCAGGCCGGTAG
- a CDS encoding lysoplasmalogenase, which yields MRPFRAGFLAAAAVTVYGAVTGRKQAQWIAKPLLMPLLAADVATEGTELVPADRTVLIGSLGAAAVGDILLIDPDNDRRLIAGASSFAVMQAGYSTLWWRMGGRPTAGVVAPRVAAWVWAAGLLRAKAPSVAVPLTAYGATLGIAAVLASDRTLAPAAKNVAGVNVAGADPRSRLGLGALLFTVSDGLIVIRRLFTRGERARRVTEGVILATYAAAQYLLADPKVHVKVAVPETITAPE from the coding sequence ATGCGGCCGTTCCGAGCCGGATTTCTCGCCGCGGCGGCGGTCACGGTCTACGGTGCCGTCACCGGGAGGAAGCAGGCGCAGTGGATCGCGAAACCGCTGCTGATGCCCCTGCTCGCGGCCGATGTCGCGACCGAGGGGACCGAATTGGTGCCCGCCGATCGCACCGTGCTGATCGGGTCGCTCGGCGCGGCGGCGGTCGGTGACATCCTGCTCATCGACCCGGACAACGATCGTCGGCTGATCGCGGGCGCGTCGAGTTTCGCGGTGATGCAGGCTGGCTACTCGACGCTGTGGTGGCGGATGGGCGGCCGACCCACCGCCGGAGTCGTGGCGCCGCGTGTGGCCGCATGGGTGTGGGCCGCCGGGTTGCTACGGGCGAAGGCGCCGTCGGTGGCGGTGCCGCTCACGGCGTACGGCGCCACCCTGGGGATCGCCGCAGTGCTGGCCTCGGACCGCACACTGGCACCCGCGGCGAAAAACGTTGCGGGCGTGAATGTTGCCGGTGCGGATCCGCGCAGCCGCCTAGGGCTGGGCGCGCTGCTGTTCACCGTCTCCGACGGGCTCATCGTGATACGGAGGTTGTTCACGCGCGGCGAGCGGGCCCGCCGGGTCACCGAGGGCGTCATCCTGGCGACCTACGCGGCCGCACAGTATCTGCTCGCCGATCCGAAGGTGCATGTGAAGGTCGCCGTTCCGGAGACGATCACAGCACCAGAATGA
- a CDS encoding beta-ketoacyl-ACP synthase 3, which produces MVSIAVKRSRENVAMLGIGAYRPRRLVSNVEVCEVLDSTDEWIYERTGVRNRRWISGDETLRSIAVAAGERAIANSGIDRSKIGALILATSTWLKLTPHGAPSVAYDIGINGIAAFDLTSGCGGFGYGLGVAADMIRSGSAEYVLLIGAETMTVGLDPTDRGTAMIFGDGAGAVVVGPSEENGISPTVWGSDGENAAAITQDIDFLEYMHRAQSMQGLDPEVEPVGRMSLRMEGSRVFRWAAVTLPRALSTALEVSGVAKEDIEVFVPHQANARINELMKKNLGLAEDIPMANDIENSGNTSAASIPLAVEEMLVTGKAKGGQTALLLGFGAGLSYAGQVVTLPPAPVESSF; this is translated from the coding sequence GTGGTGAGCATTGCAGTCAAAAGGAGCCGCGAAAACGTCGCGATGCTCGGGATCGGCGCTTATCGACCCAGGCGCCTGGTCAGCAATGTAGAAGTGTGCGAAGTGCTGGACTCCACCGACGAGTGGATCTACGAGCGCACCGGTGTCCGTAACCGCCGGTGGATCAGCGGTGACGAGACGCTGCGGTCGATCGCGGTGGCGGCGGGTGAGCGCGCGATCGCCAACAGCGGCATCGACCGGTCGAAGATCGGCGCGTTGATCCTGGCCACGTCGACTTGGCTCAAGCTCACCCCGCACGGCGCGCCATCGGTCGCCTACGACATCGGTATCAACGGGATCGCCGCCTTCGACCTGACCTCCGGGTGTGGCGGTTTCGGATACGGTCTCGGCGTGGCCGCCGACATGATCCGGTCAGGTTCCGCCGAATACGTCCTGCTCATCGGCGCCGAGACGATGACCGTCGGACTCGATCCCACCGACCGCGGCACCGCGATGATCTTCGGTGACGGCGCGGGCGCCGTAGTGGTCGGGCCGAGCGAGGAGAACGGCATCTCCCCGACGGTGTGGGGCAGCGACGGCGAGAACGCGGCCGCCATCACACAGGACATCGACTTCCTCGAATACATGCACCGGGCGCAGTCCATGCAGGGTCTCGACCCGGAGGTCGAGCCGGTCGGCCGGATGTCGCTGCGCATGGAGGGCTCGCGGGTGTTCCGCTGGGCTGCGGTCACCCTGCCGCGGGCGCTGTCCACCGCGCTCGAGGTGTCCGGCGTGGCCAAGGAGGACATCGAGGTGTTCGTCCCGCACCAGGCCAACGCCCGGATCAACGAGCTGATGAAGAAGAACCTCGGCCTCGCCGAAGACATCCCGATGGCCAACGACATCGAGAACTCCGGCAACACCTCGGCCGCCTCGATCCCGCTCGCGGTCGAGGAGATGCTGGTGACCGGCAAGGCCAAGGGCGGCCAGACCGCGCTGCTGCTCGGTTTCGGTGCAGGCCTGAGCTACGCGGGTCAGGTCGTCACGCTGCCGCCCGCCCCGGTCGAGTCGAGTTTCTAG
- the pyrE gene encoding orotate phosphoribosyltransferase, translated as MINQVITNDRDRLAALVRELAVVHGRVTLSSGKEADYYVDLRRATLHHSAGPLIGKLLRELVADWEFDAVGGLTMGADPVALAVMHAPGRPIDAFVVRKAAKTHGMQRQIEGPDIIGKRVLVVEDTTTTGNSPLTAVRALRAAGATVVGVATVVDRETGADQVIAAEGLEYRSILGLEDLALG; from the coding sequence ATGATCAACCAGGTGATTACCAATGATCGGGACAGATTGGCCGCGCTGGTGCGGGAGCTTGCCGTGGTACACGGCAGGGTCACCCTGTCCTCGGGCAAGGAGGCCGACTACTACGTCGACCTGCGCCGCGCCACTCTGCATCACAGCGCGGGCCCGCTGATCGGAAAGCTGCTGCGCGAGCTGGTCGCGGACTGGGAGTTCGATGCCGTCGGCGGCCTGACCATGGGCGCCGACCCGGTCGCACTGGCTGTGATGCACGCTCCCGGCCGCCCCATCGACGCCTTCGTGGTGCGTAAAGCGGCGAAGACACATGGCATGCAGCGCCAGATCGAGGGCCCCGACATCATCGGCAAGCGGGTCTTGGTCGTCGAGGACACCACCACCACCGGAAATTCGCCGCTGACCGCGGTGCGCGCGCTGCGTGCCGCGGGCGCCACCGTCGTCGGCGTCGCCACCGTTGTCGATCGGGAAACCGGCGCCGACCAGGTGATCGCGGCCGAGGGATTGGAGTACCGGTCGATCCTCGGACTCGAGGATCTTGCCCTGGGATAA
- a CDS encoding SDR family NAD(P)-dependent oxidoreductase: MTEQAHPRLPGAIRPVAVITGPTSGIGQGYATRLASLGYDLVLVARDEPRLEALATDLEQRFATRSQVLVADLAREPDRERVAARLGEGVEFLVNNAGFAHSGEFWTLSAEQLQAQLDVNVASVVQFTRAALPSMITAAKGSIVNVGSVAGLIPGRGSTYSASKAYVVSFTEGLAGGLAGTGVRVQALCPGFVHTEFHERAGIEMSSLPKALWLSVDQVVAGSLTDLEKGRVLSVPGMQYKALTTVAGMIPRTLAARLNRGLFAARGRT; this comes from the coding sequence ATGACCGAGCAGGCGCATCCCCGGCTGCCCGGCGCCATCCGTCCGGTCGCCGTGATCACCGGACCCACCTCGGGCATCGGTCAGGGTTACGCGACACGTCTCGCTTCGCTCGGCTACGACTTGGTGCTGGTCGCGAGGGACGAGCCGCGCCTCGAAGCGCTCGCGACCGACCTCGAGCAGCGGTTCGCTACCCGCTCGCAGGTGCTCGTCGCGGATCTCGCGCGGGAGCCCGACCGTGAGCGGGTCGCGGCGCGACTGGGTGAGGGCGTCGAATTCCTGGTCAACAATGCGGGATTCGCGCACTCGGGGGAGTTCTGGACGCTGTCCGCCGAGCAGTTGCAGGCGCAGCTGGACGTCAACGTGGCGTCGGTGGTGCAGTTCACCAGGGCCGCGCTGCCGTCGATGATCACCGCGGCCAAAGGCAGCATTGTCAATGTGGGCAGCGTCGCGGGCCTGATCCCCGGGCGCGGCTCGACATATTCGGCGTCCAAGGCGTACGTCGTATCCTTCACGGAAGGGTTGGCGGGCGGATTGGCCGGTACCGGAGTGCGGGTCCAGGCCCTGTGTCCGGGATTCGTGCACACGGAGTTTCATGAGCGAGCCGGTATCGAGATGTCGTCGCTGCCGAAAGCGTTGTGGCTGAGTGTCGACCAGGTGGTCGCCGGCTCCCTGACCGATCTGGAGAAGGGCCGGGTGCTCAGTGTGCCCGGCATGCAGTACAAAGCGCTCACCACCGTCGCCGGAATGATCCCGCGAACCCTGGCGGCCCGACTGAATCGCGGCCTGTTCGCCGCACGCGGAAGGACTTAG
- a CDS encoding DUF5666 domain-containing protein: MTNPNDPWGQRPEDAPTEHLGPPGKPGYGEPLPTTEYTDAYGTGAPSEYPATEQYGSWAAPTPNATREFPPYDPQRAAYPGSYGDRMAGSAIPPGSGQSPEQPQPPRRNTGLWIALVIGVVLLIGAVGVVAGVLLGGRDSSSTDSAGASSVLTTSRSAPGTRTARPTPPSGIPGVPGLGDVEGLGATMGTITANNGGTLTVSTLLGDTVTVRTDANTQVISLSGTKVSDLPNGEIVLIQGDKAPDGSIQAKIIVSTSLPGGGR, translated from the coding sequence ATGACCAACCCGAACGATCCGTGGGGACAGCGGCCGGAGGATGCGCCGACCGAGCACCTGGGTCCGCCGGGTAAGCCCGGGTACGGCGAGCCGCTGCCCACCACGGAGTACACCGATGCGTACGGCACCGGAGCGCCCTCGGAATATCCCGCGACCGAGCAGTACGGGTCGTGGGCGGCGCCGACGCCGAACGCCACGCGTGAGTTCCCGCCCTACGACCCCCAGCGGGCCGCTTATCCGGGCAGCTACGGTGACCGGATGGCGGGCTCCGCGATCCCGCCCGGTTCCGGGCAGTCGCCGGAGCAACCACAACCGCCCCGGCGGAACACCGGACTGTGGATCGCGCTCGTCATCGGCGTCGTGTTGCTGATCGGCGCGGTCGGTGTGGTCGCCGGGGTTCTGCTCGGCGGCAGGGATTCGTCCTCGACGGACAGTGCGGGCGCCTCGTCGGTGCTCACCACGAGCAGGTCGGCCCCCGGCACCCGTACCGCTCGGCCGACCCCGCCCAGCGGGATCCCGGGCGTGCCCGGCCTCGGCGACGTCGAGGGCCTCGGAGCGACCATGGGCACCATCACCGCCAACAACGGAGGCACGCTGACCGTCAGCACGCTGCTCGGCGACACGGTCACCGTGCGTACCGACGCGAACACCCAGGTGATCTCGCTGTCCGGCACCAAGGTCTCCGATCTGCCCAACGGTGAGATCGTGTTGATCCAGGGCGACAAGGCCCCGGACGGATCGATTCAGGCGAAGATCATCGTCAGCACCTCGCTGCCGGGAGGCGGACGATGA
- the clpB gene encoding ATP-dependent chaperone ClpB, with the protein MDSFNPTTKTQAALTAALQAASAAGNPEIRPAHLLVALLDQTDGIAAPLLKAVGTDPATVRLEAQDIVDRLPRATGATTTPQLGREALAAITAAQRLATELGDEYVSTEHVMVGLAEGDSDVTMLLTKYGATADALRQAFTAVRGSARVTSPDPEGSYQALEKYSTDLTEAARSGKLDPVIGRDTEIRRVVQVLSRRTKNNPVLIGEPGVGKTAIVEGLAQRIVAGDVPESLRGKSVVSLDLGAMVAGAKYRGEFEERLKAVLEDIKNSAGQIITFIDELHTIVGAGATGESAMDAGNMIKPMLARGELRMVGATTLEEYRKHIEKDAALERRFQQVLVGEPSVEDTIGILRGIKERYEVHHGVRITDSALVAAATLSDRYITSRFLPDKAIDLVDESASRLRMEIDSRPVEIDEVERAVRRLEIEEVALSKETDEASKQRLEKLRQELADDREKLNQLMTRWQNEKSAIDQVRVLKEELESLRGASERAERDGDLGKAAELRYGRIPALEKQLAEAEKVSATAGDGELMLKEEVGPDDIAEVVSSWTGIPVGRMMEGETQKLLRMEQELGRRVVGQSEAVQAVSDAVRRARAGVADPNRPTGSFMFLGPTGVGKTELAKALADFLFDDERAMVRIDMSEYSEKHSVARLVGAPPGYIGYDQGGQLTEAVRRRPYTVVLFDEIEKAHPDVFDILLQVLDEGRLTDGQGRTVDFRNTILILTSNLGAGGDREQVMNAVRSAFKPEFLNRLDDVVMFHALGEEQLESIVDIQLDQLQKRLAQRRLRLDVSDSARFWLAVRGYDPVYGARPLRRLIQQAIGDTLAKELLAGEIADGDAVQVTVGPDGDGLIVGR; encoded by the coding sequence GTGGACTCGTTCAATCCCACCACCAAGACCCAGGCGGCCCTGACCGCCGCACTGCAGGCGGCCTCCGCCGCGGGCAACCCGGAGATTCGTCCGGCGCACTTGCTGGTGGCGTTGCTGGATCAGACCGACGGCATAGCCGCACCCTTGTTGAAGGCCGTCGGAACCGATCCGGCGACCGTGCGGCTCGAGGCACAGGACATCGTGGACCGGCTGCCGAGGGCGACGGGCGCCACCACCACCCCCCAACTCGGCCGCGAGGCCCTCGCCGCGATCACCGCCGCCCAGCGTTTGGCCACCGAGCTGGGGGACGAGTACGTCTCCACCGAGCACGTCATGGTCGGCCTCGCCGAGGGCGACTCGGACGTGACGATGCTGCTCACCAAGTACGGCGCCACCGCGGACGCGCTGCGCCAGGCGTTCACCGCCGTGCGCGGCAGCGCCCGGGTGACCAGCCCCGATCCGGAGGGCAGCTACCAGGCACTGGAGAAGTACTCCACCGACCTCACCGAGGCCGCTCGCTCCGGCAAGCTCGACCCGGTGATCGGCCGGGACACCGAGATCCGCCGTGTGGTCCAGGTTTTGAGCCGTCGCACCAAGAACAATCCGGTGCTGATCGGCGAGCCGGGCGTCGGCAAGACCGCGATCGTCGAGGGCCTCGCCCAGCGCATCGTGGCAGGCGACGTCCCGGAGTCGTTGCGCGGCAAGTCCGTCGTCTCACTCGACCTCGGCGCGATGGTCGCGGGCGCGAAGTACCGGGGTGAATTCGAAGAGCGGCTCAAGGCTGTGCTGGAAGACATCAAGAACAGCGCGGGCCAGATCATCACGTTCATCGACGAGCTGCACACCATCGTCGGCGCGGGAGCCACCGGTGAATCGGCGATGGACGCGGGCAACATGATCAAGCCCATGCTTGCGCGCGGTGAGCTGCGCATGGTCGGCGCGACCACGCTGGAGGAGTACCGCAAGCACATCGAGAAGGACGCCGCCCTGGAGCGGCGCTTCCAGCAGGTGCTGGTAGGGGAGCCGTCGGTGGAGGACACCATCGGCATACTGCGCGGCATCAAGGAGCGCTACGAGGTGCACCACGGCGTGCGGATCACCGATTCCGCGCTGGTGGCCGCGGCTACGCTGTCCGACCGCTACATCACCTCCCGTTTCCTGCCGGACAAGGCGATCGACCTGGTCGACGAGTCGGCCTCGCGGCTGCGCATGGAGATCGACTCGCGCCCGGTGGAGATCGACGAGGTCGAGCGCGCGGTGCGCCGCCTGGAAATCGAAGAGGTCGCGCTGAGCAAGGAGACCGACGAGGCCTCCAAGCAGCGTCTGGAAAAGCTGCGCCAGGAGCTCGCCGACGACCGCGAGAAGCTGAACCAGCTGATGACCCGCTGGCAGAACGAGAAGAGCGCGATCGATCAGGTCCGCGTGTTGAAAGAGGAACTGGAATCGCTGCGCGGTGCGTCCGAGCGGGCCGAGCGCGACGGCGATCTGGGCAAAGCGGCCGAGCTGCGGTACGGCCGGATCCCCGCGCTGGAGAAGCAGCTCGCCGAGGCCGAAAAGGTTTCCGCGACAGCAGGAGACGGCGAGTTGATGCTCAAGGAGGAGGTCGGCCCGGACGACATCGCCGAGGTGGTGTCCTCGTGGACCGGCATCCCGGTGGGCCGGATGATGGAAGGCGAGACGCAGAAGCTGCTGCGGATGGAGCAGGAGCTGGGCCGACGTGTGGTCGGGCAGTCCGAGGCGGTGCAGGCGGTGTCCGACGCGGTGCGCAGGGCGCGCGCCGGTGTCGCCGACCCGAACCGGCCGACCGGCTCGTTCATGTTCCTCGGCCCGACCGGCGTCGGCAAGACCGAGCTGGCCAAGGCGTTGGCGGACTTCCTGTTCGACGACGAACGCGCCATGGTCCGGATCGACATGAGCGAGTACAGCGAGAAGCACTCGGTCGCAAGGCTGGTCGGTGCCCCGCCTGGCTACATCGGCTATGACCAAGGCGGTCAGCTCACCGAGGCGGTCCGCCGCAGGCCGTACACGGTGGTGCTGTTCGACGAGATCGAGAAGGCGCACCCGGATGTGTTCGACATCCTGCTGCAGGTGCTCGACGAGGGCAGGCTCACCGATGGACAGGGCCGCACGGTCGACTTCCGCAACACCATCCTGATCCTCACCTCCAACCTGGGCGCGGGTGGTGATCGTGAGCAGGTCATGAACGCGGTGCGTTCGGCATTCAAGCCGGAGTTCCTCAACCGCCTCGACGACGTGGTCATGTTCCACGCGCTCGGCGAGGAACAGCTGGAGAGCATCGTCGACATCCAGCTCGACCAGCTGCAGAAGCGGCTCGCACAGCGCAGGCTGCGGCTGGACGTCAGCGATTCGGCCAGGTTCTGGCTCGCCGTGCGCGGCTACGACCCGGTCTACGGCGCGCGTCCGCTGCGCAGGCTCATCCAGCAGGCCATCGGTGACACCCTGGCCAAGGAGCTGTTGGCGGGCGAAATCGCCGACGGCGACGCGGTCCAGGTGACCGTCGGCCCCGATGGCGATGGCCTGATCGTCGGCAGGTGA
- a CDS encoding NADP-dependent oxidoreductase: MRAIVVRKFGATPEVADMPMPEPGPGSVRVQLEAAGVNPFDQRMATGYLDGKLPHDFPMILGVDGAGTIASLGRGVSRFTVGDRVVGKFLTPPAGHGSFAEYAVLPEGATLVSIPNGVPTVTAAALPTAGVTAQDLVDATRIEPGQTVLIVGATGGVGSFLVQLANIAGAHVIATARGPAADQMTRLGAAETVDYTVGPVRDQVAATHPGGIDILFDLVSPPEALTELTTLVRDGGTVYSTIGSASEHALRARDITGGNMESKGRALELSRLIQRVADGDVVVPIDATVPLADGPAVIGAHGARGKTVLAI, encoded by the coding sequence ATGCGCGCGATCGTGGTACGGAAATTCGGAGCCACGCCAGAGGTGGCCGACATGCCGATGCCCGAACCCGGGCCGGGAAGCGTGCGGGTCCAGCTCGAGGCGGCGGGGGTCAATCCGTTCGACCAGCGCATGGCCACCGGATACCTGGACGGCAAACTGCCGCACGACTTTCCGATGATTCTCGGGGTGGACGGCGCGGGCACCATCGCCTCGCTCGGCCGCGGCGTCAGCCGGTTCACGGTCGGTGACCGGGTGGTCGGAAAGTTCCTCACGCCGCCCGCGGGCCACGGCAGCTTCGCCGAGTACGCGGTGCTTCCCGAAGGCGCCACTCTCGTCTCGATCCCGAACGGCGTCCCGACGGTCACGGCAGCCGCGCTGCCGACCGCGGGCGTCACCGCGCAGGACCTCGTGGACGCCACCCGGATCGAACCCGGCCAGACCGTGCTGATCGTCGGCGCCACCGGCGGCGTCGGCTCGTTCCTCGTGCAACTGGCCAATATCGCGGGCGCGCACGTCATCGCGACCGCGCGCGGTCCGGCCGCCGACCAGATGACCCGGCTCGGCGCGGCCGAGACCGTCGACTACACCGTGGGGCCGGTCCGCGACCAGGTCGCCGCCACACATCCCGGCGGCATAGACATCCTGTTCGATCTGGTGAGCCCGCCCGAGGCCCTGACCGAGCTGACCACGCTGGTCCGCGACGGCGGGACCGTCTACTCCACCATCGGGTCCGCCTCCGAGCACGCGTTGCGCGCCAGGGACATCACGGGCGGCAACATGGAGTCCAAGGGCCGCGCACTGGAATTGTCCCGGCTCATACAGCGCGTCGCCGACGGCGACGTGGTGGTGCCGATCGACGCGACCGTCCCGCTCGCGGACGGCCCCGCGGTGATCGGCGCGCACGGCGCGCGCGGCAAGACCGTGCTCGCCATCTGA
- a CDS encoding LLM class flavin-dependent oxidoreductase, giving the protein MSTRPAEFGLFLIPEADNYRQIAELTAYADATGLDLIGIQDHPYQRRFLDTWTLITALAAQTTRVSLFPDVANLPLRDPAMLAKSVASLDLISNGRIQLGLGAGAFWDAIAGMGGPRRTRGESVRALAEAIAVIRAMWSEERSVRVPGAFYSLAGAHPGPRPRHHPGIWLGAKGPRMLELTGRRADGWLPSAAWAPPEFLTEAGRRIDDAAAAADRDPLSVRRIYNVSGTITADGSDQGFLEGPPQRWVDDLLALHRDQRIDGFVFWPTEGEPVEQIRRYTEQVVPAVRVGTEG; this is encoded by the coding sequence ATGAGCACCCGCCCCGCCGAATTCGGCCTGTTCCTGATCCCGGAGGCCGACAACTATCGACAGATCGCCGAACTGACCGCGTACGCCGACGCGACCGGACTCGACCTGATCGGCATCCAGGACCATCCCTACCAGCGCCGTTTCCTGGACACCTGGACGCTGATCACCGCTCTTGCGGCACAGACCACGCGAGTGAGCCTGTTCCCAGACGTCGCGAACCTCCCGCTGCGCGATCCGGCGATGCTCGCGAAATCCGTCGCCTCACTTGACCTCATCAGCAACGGTCGAATCCAGCTCGGGTTGGGCGCCGGTGCGTTCTGGGATGCCATCGCCGGCATGGGCGGACCTCGCCGGACCCGCGGCGAATCGGTCCGAGCCCTGGCCGAGGCGATCGCGGTGATCCGCGCGATGTGGAGCGAAGAACGATCGGTCCGCGTGCCGGGCGCCTTCTACTCGCTCGCAGGCGCGCACCCCGGCCCCCGCCCGCGGCACCACCCTGGCATCTGGCTCGGCGCGAAGGGCCCGCGCATGCTGGAGCTGACTGGCCGGCGCGCCGACGGCTGGCTGCCCTCGGCCGCCTGGGCGCCACCGGAGTTCCTCACCGAGGCAGGCAGGCGGATCGACGACGCTGCCGCGGCGGCAGACCGAGACCCACTGTCGGTGCGCCGGATCTACAACGTGTCCGGGACCATCACCGCGGACGGTTCCGATCAGGGCTTTCTGGAGGGCCCGCCGCAGCGCTGGGTCGATGACCTGCTCGCGCTGCATCGCGACCAGCGCATCGACGGATTCGTCTTCTGGCCGACCGAGGGGGAACCGGTGGAGCAGATCCGTCGTTATACCGAGCAGGTCGTGCCCGCGGTCCGTGTCGGCACCGAAGGTTGA